In Chloroflexota bacterium, the DNA window GAGCGCATCGACCCAACTCTCGATGACCAGGCGCAACTCCGGGCCAACTTCGCTGACGGTGTCCATCAGGATCAGGCTGCGTGTTTTCTGCGGATATTTGAGTGCGAAGGCTTGGGCTACCTCGCCGCCATACGAAATGCCCGCAATATGCGCGTAGTCAATGTCGAGTTTGGTGAGCAGCATGACTAGATCATCGGCGTGTTGCGCCATACTGTAGGGCGAGGTCGGGTGATCGGATTGGCCCTGTCCGCGGCAATCGTATTGCAGCACGCGGTAGTGTTTGGAAAATGCCTTGGTTTGGAAAACCCAACTAGACGCCGCATTCATGATGATGCCATTGTTGAGTACCAGCACAGGCGCATTTTCATCGCCGTGAAGTTCGTAGTAGATGGAACAATTATTGACCGTAAGCTGGGACATACTCACCTCTGAATAATAAAATGCGCATAGCCAATTAATAGAATGTCTCTTGAGCCAACTACGCGATTACTTCAAAAGCCAAAAACGTCTCAGCCTCACGCTGGAGAAACTCGGCTTGCACCGCGCTGCCAATTTGGATCAACTCTGGTTGCGAAACA includes these proteins:
- a CDS encoding alpha/beta fold hydrolase, with amino-acid sequence MSQLTVNNCSIYYELHGDENAPVLVLNNGIIMNAASSWVFQTKAFSKHYRVLQYDCRGQGQSDHPTSPYSMAQHADDLVMLLTKLDIDYAHIAGISYGGEVAQAFALKYPQKTRSLILMDTVSEVGPELRLVIESWVDALKANDALGFFNASVPWSFSPSWIAANTAILEDAKQRYPLLDFPAVIALCEAFFEVNYTARLHEIQVPTCIIVGEVDLLKGVAYARILQREIAHAELHIIDGAGHASCWERSEEFNSIVLGFLAKQT